A single Halarcobacter anaerophilus DNA region contains:
- a CDS encoding ferredoxin reductase family protein, whose protein sequence is MKYIKILFLSLLVLLTVLWLAADTLIPEPFTYFSFRSVFVQYSGVVATGLMSVAMLLALRPKFIEPYLDGMDKMYRLHKWLGITAFIFAIAHWWFAKGTKWMVGWGWLEKPVRKGGDGKTLSAVENWFHAQKGFAESVGEWAFYAALILVVLALVKYFPYHWFVKTHKLIALAYLAFVYHSVILMKIEYWSQPVGWLMALLLLGGTVAAILTLTGRIGINRKLEGTISQLKFYPALRVLETTIVMDKAWKGHTAGQFAFVTTDKKEGAHPYTIASAWSSENRELVFITKALGDHTSRLKDKLKKGMSVTVEGPYGCFDFKDEQPRQIWVGAGIGITPFIAKLKQRAKVSDDKIIDLFHTTSDFDESALEQLTSDAKAAGVNLHLLVSSKDGRLNAERIRTTVPKWESSSIWFCGPQGFGQALREDFISHDLPSERFHQEIFQMR, encoded by the coding sequence ATGAAATATATCAAGATTTTATTTCTATCTCTGTTAGTTCTGTTAACAGTTTTATGGTTAGCAGCTGATACATTAATTCCTGAGCCGTTTACGTATTTTTCCTTTCGTTCGGTATTTGTTCAATATAGCGGAGTAGTAGCTACAGGTCTTATGAGTGTTGCTATGTTATTAGCTTTAAGACCGAAATTTATTGAGCCATACTTAGATGGTATGGACAAAATGTATCGTCTTCACAAGTGGCTGGGAATTACGGCATTTATTTTTGCAATAGCTCACTGGTGGTTTGCCAAAGGTACAAAATGGATGGTAGGCTGGGGCTGGTTAGAAAAGCCAGTTCGAAAAGGAGGAGACGGAAAGACTTTAAGTGCTGTTGAAAACTGGTTTCATGCCCAAAAAGGTTTTGCAGAAAGTGTGGGAGAGTGGGCATTTTACGCTGCACTTATACTTGTTGTTCTTGCATTAGTTAAGTATTTTCCTTATCATTGGTTTGTTAAAACTCATAAATTGATTGCCCTTGCATACCTTGCTTTTGTTTATCACTCAGTAATCCTTATGAAAATAGAGTATTGGTCTCAACCTGTAGGCTGGCTTATGGCACTTTTACTACTTGGAGGAACTGTGGCTGCAATATTGACTTTAACAGGTCGTATTGGAATTAATCGCAAGTTGGAAGGAACTATTTCTCAACTGAAATTTTATCCTGCGTTAAGAGTTTTGGAAACAACTATTGTTATGGATAAAGCTTGGAAAGGTCATACAGCAGGGCAATTTGCTTTTGTTACAACAGATAAAAAAGAGGGAGCTCATCCTTATACTATTGCCTCTGCATGGAGTAGTGAAAATCGTGAACTTGTTTTTATAACTAAAGCACTTGGCGATCATACAAGCAGGTTAAAAGATAAACTAAAAAAAGGTATGTCTGTAACCGTTGAAGGTCCTTACGGCTGTTTTGATTTTAAAGATGAGCAGCCTCGTCAAATTTGGGTAGGCGCAGGTATCGGTATCACACCTTTTATTGCCAAGCTTAAACAACGAGCAAAAGTTTCGGATGATAAGATCATTGACCTTTTCCATACAACTTCAGATTTTGATGAGTCTGCGCTTGAGCAACTTACTTCCGATGCAAAAGCAGCAGGTGTTAATCTTCATCTTTTAGTAAGCAGTAAAGACGGAAGATTAAATGCAGAACGTATTCGTACTACAGTTCCAAAGTGGGAATCATCAAGTATTTGGTTCTGTGGACCACAAGGATTTGGTCAGGCTTTACGTGAAGATTTTATCTCTCATGACTTGCCGTCTGAACGTTTCCACCAAGAAATCTTTCAAATGCGTTAA
- a CDS encoding SDR family oxidoreductase codes for MSKVFIVGVTGGVGSRLAPKLLKSGHSVSGLYRDKKKESSLKELGIKPFLGDLMDMSVDDFIEITKDHDVIVFSAGAAGSGLDRTTAIDYETPVKLLKAAKANGISRFYLISAFMDSIRDKPRNDNFEHYMKMKRQADNAVVASKLDWVILRPGTLVSEEGSGLVNLERAISYGNVARGNVASVLAALINEPSIKKEIFELVDGDKPINEAIKAIKR; via the coding sequence ATGAGCAAGGTTTTTATTGTCGGCGTAACTGGCGGTGTAGGTTCAAGATTAGCTCCAAAGCTTCTTAAATCAGGTCATAGCGTATCTGGACTTTATCGAGATAAAAAGAAAGAATCCTCTTTAAAAGAGCTGGGTATTAAACCTTTTTTGGGTGATTTGATGGATATGTCTGTGGATGATTTTATAGAAATAACAAAAGATCATGATGTTATTGTTTTTTCTGCGGGTGCGGCTGGAAGCGGTTTAGATAGAACTACTGCAATAGATTATGAAACACCTGTAAAACTTCTTAAAGCTGCAAAAGCAAACGGTATTTCAAGATTTTATTTAATCTCTGCATTTATGGATTCAATTAGAGATAAACCACGTAATGATAACTTTGAACACTATATGAAAATGAAACGACAAGCTGACAATGCTGTAGTTGCTTCAAAACTTGATTGGGTTATTTTAAGACCGGGAACTTTAGTGAGTGAAGAGGGAAGCGGCTTAGTAAATTTAGAACGTGCAATCTCTTATGGAAATGTAGCTAGAGGTAATGTTGCAAGTGTATTAGCAGCACTTATAAATGAACCGTCAATAAAAAAAGAGATTTTTGAGCTTGTGGATGGTGATAAACCTATTAATGAGGCAATTAAAGCTATTAAGCGTTAG
- a CDS encoding FkbM family methyltransferase, which yields MVDIKDFDYINERDKKLVKLFIESKDIKKYILGINKYTKAIQKHISVDGVIDDFTRVQKSRKKEILEINEIDKNSIVLWVSWGSPLEVKEKLDSMGIENISYLSFYKYSSFTLPSAPFMDDFEDDFKQNRDQYEKIFNLLEDEKSKTVFQKVLNFKITGDYNFMKGFTNNHKEQYFDKEIIPNIKNISFVDGGGYVGDTIPNIISNFPDYKKIYSIEPNKLHINIAKRKFADTKNIEFIECGLSNQKVIVDDKISSNNCDHNYNALNTDTLDNIIKEKVDFIKMDIEGAEQDAIEGAKQTIKRYKPILAICIYHKAQDWYKIPQRVLSFHSGYKLYLRHYMEGIYETVLYFIPKSENI from the coding sequence ATGGTAGATATAAAAGATTTTGACTATATAAATGAAAGAGATAAAAAACTTGTAAAGCTTTTTATAGAGTCAAAAGATATAAAAAAATATATTCTTGGAATAAACAAATATACGAAAGCCATACAAAAACATATCTCTGTTGACGGTGTCATAGATGATTTTACAAGGGTTCAAAAATCTAGGAAGAAAGAGATATTAGAGATAAATGAGATAGATAAGAACTCTATAGTTCTTTGGGTGTCATGGGGAAGTCCGTTGGAAGTTAAAGAAAAACTTGATTCTATGGGCATAGAAAATATAAGCTATCTCTCTTTTTATAAGTATAGCTCATTTACTCTTCCTTCTGCTCCTTTTATGGATGATTTTGAAGATGACTTCAAGCAAAATAGAGACCAATATGAAAAGATTTTTAATCTACTGGAAGATGAAAAATCAAAAACTGTTTTTCAAAAGGTTTTAAATTTTAAGATAACCGGCGATTATAATTTTATGAAAGGCTTTACAAATAATCATAAAGAACAATATTTCGATAAAGAGATTATTCCAAATATAAAAAACATAAGTTTTGTGGACGGTGGTGGATATGTGGGAGATACAATCCCTAATATAATCAGCAATTTCCCTGATTATAAGAAAATATATTCAATAGAGCCGAATAAACTGCATATCAATATTGCCAAACGAAAATTTGCAGATACAAAAAATATAGAGTTTATAGAGTGTGGATTATCAAATCAAAAAGTTATTGTTGACGATAAAATTTCATCAAACAATTGTGACCATAATTATAATGCTCTAAATACCGATACCTTGGATAATATTATAAAAGAAAAAGTAGATTTCATAAAAATGGATATTGAAGGTGCAGAACAAGATGCCATAGAGGGTGCAAAGCAGACGATAAAAAGATATAAACCTATTTTGGCAATTTGTATTTATCACAAAGCCCAAGATTGGTATAAAATACCTCAAAGGGTTCTTTCCTTTCATAGTGGCTACAAACTTTATTTGAGACATTATATGGAGGGTATATATGAAACTGTTCTTTATTTTATTCCAAAGTCCGAGAATATATAA
- a CDS encoding pseudouridine synthase, translating into MPNTYQHFKIFKPYGCLSQFKQEKMKNKSLLGDFYDFPENTMAIGRLDHDSEGLLLLTTDGMTSYNVRNKSIEKEYYVQVDGVITQEAISQLQKGVEITVSGKKYATLPCKAFAFNEEPELPPRGKNIRHPRHGPTSWVSITICEGKKRQVRKMTAAVGFPTLRLVRVRIGDIYIDSLTPGEVASIPSINDAIN; encoded by the coding sequence ATGCCAAATACTTATCAACACTTTAAAATATTTAAACCATATGGTTGTTTAAGTCAATTTAAACAAGAAAAGATGAAGAATAAAAGTTTATTAGGTGATTTTTATGATTTTCCTGAAAATACAATGGCTATTGGAAGGCTCGACCATGATTCAGAAGGGTTATTGTTACTTACAACTGATGGGATGACAAGTTACAATGTTAGAAATAAAAGTATAGAAAAAGAGTACTATGTGCAAGTTGATGGAGTGATTACTCAAGAAGCTATATCACAACTACAAAAGGGTGTTGAGATTACTGTAAGTGGGAAAAAGTATGCAACTCTTCCTTGTAAAGCTTTTGCTTTTAACGAAGAGCCAGAGTTACCACCACGTGGAAAGAATATTCGTCATCCAAGACATGGTCCTACAAGTTGGGTTTCAATTACCATTTGTGAAGGTAAAAAGCGTCAGGTAAGAAAGATGACTGCTGCTGTTGGTTTTCCTACATTAAGACTTGTAAGAGTTAGAATAGGTGATATTTATATAGATAGTTTAACACCTGGAGAAGTGGCTTCTATACCTAGTATTAATGATGCAATAAATTAA
- a CDS encoding GW dipeptide domain-containing protein, protein MFPKKIVLFPLVIALTISCYAETLNDISTFAKSICDEVSLSGSINRSTIKAEIAGNIKPLSKLLGVKFNAEGMYTLNNTEYQGLPYDSLPDQMKDSRTCKKEIAFLLLEERHRIQSYTSTSQTQYVIKDNGLGNRLFNKPNKQELFNLLSKSNQDIPRLMIGTPLNILEEQTIDSLTWYKIRVLAGTDKGKIGWVTKENIKVK, encoded by the coding sequence ATGTTTCCAAAAAAAATTGTTTTATTTCCATTAGTAATAGCACTTACTATTTCATGTTATGCAGAAACACTAAATGATATTTCTACTTTTGCAAAATCAATATGTGATGAAGTAAGTCTATCAGGTTCTATTAATCGTTCAACGATAAAAGCAGAAATAGCAGGTAATATAAAACCCTTATCAAAACTTTTGGGTGTAAAATTTAACGCTGAAGGTATGTACACTCTTAACAATACTGAATATCAGGGGTTACCATACGATTCTCTACCTGATCAAATGAAAGATTCAAGAACTTGTAAAAAAGAAATTGCTTTTCTTCTTCTTGAAGAAAGGCATCGAATTCAAAGTTATACATCAACATCTCAAACACAATATGTAATTAAGGACAATGGTCTAGGTAATAGATTATTTAATAAACCAAATAAACAAGAATTGTTCAATCTACTATCAAAATCAAACCAAGATATTCCAAGGCTAATGATTGGCACACCTCTCAATATACTTGAAGAACAAACCATAGACTCTTTGACATGGTATAAAATCAGAGTTTTGGCTGGTACTGATAAAGGAAAAATTGGATGGGTGACAAAAGAAAATATCAAAGTTAAATAA
- the brnA gene encoding type II toxin-antitoxin system BrnA family antitoxin encodes MKASELDKKFDENQEDILEYFDTSKIKMINEEPKRVNIDFPSWMVDSLDKEAKHIGVSRQAVIKMWLAERLQGLNSKVTGI; translated from the coding sequence ATGAAAGCATCAGAGCTAGATAAAAAATTTGATGAAAATCAAGAAGATATTTTAGAGTATTTTGATACATCAAAAATCAAAATGATAAATGAAGAACCTAAAAGAGTAAACATTGATTTCCCTTCTTGGATGGTTGATTCTTTGGATAAAGAAGCTAAACATATCGGGGTAAGTCGTCAGGCAGTTATAAAAATGTGGTTAGCTGAAAGACTGCAAGGTTTGAACTCAAAAGTAACAGGTATATAA
- a CDS encoding BrnT family toxin, protein MKFEYDENKSKTNKSKHGIDFEEAKELWEDPYSFELPSIQSEDEDRFLVLGQITSKNYTAIITYRDDVIRIISVRRSRKKEIELYESIRAR, encoded by the coding sequence ATGAAATTTGAATATGATGAAAATAAAAGTAAAACCAATAAGTCAAAACATGGTATTGATTTTGAAGAAGCAAAAGAGTTATGGGAAGATCCATACTCTTTTGAATTACCATCTATTCAAAGTGAAGATGAAGATAGGTTTTTAGTTTTAGGTCAAATAACTTCTAAAAACTATACTGCAATTATAACTTATAGAGATGATGTTATTAGAATTATTTCTGTGAGAAGATCAAGAAAAAAGGAGATTGAACTTTATGAAAGCATCAGAGCTAGATAA
- a CDS encoding YqaE/Pmp3 family membrane protein, whose translation MRLILAILIPWLNFFTIGKPISGFICLLLQLTLLGWIPAAIWSVYSLGQYKTDIKIKQSVGK comes from the coding sequence ATGCGACTTATACTAGCAATTTTAATTCCATGGTTAAACTTTTTTACTATAGGAAAGCCAATTTCAGGTTTTATTTGTTTGCTTCTTCAACTTACACTTCTTGGTTGGATTCCAGCTGCCATTTGGTCTGTATATTCTTTAGGTCAATATAAAACAGACATAAAGATTAAGCAATCTGTAGGTAAATAA
- the guaA gene encoding glutamine-hydrolyzing GMP synthase yields the protein MKHVPIVVLDFGSQYTQIIARKLREAGVYSEIVPFSEKIEDIKKRTPKGIILSGGPASVYAKDSYHPDKEVFKLGIPVLGICYGMQLISQYFGGSVIPADHHEYGKAKLTFEKESDIFKDTKDGQIVWMSHGDKVDKLASGFEIIGTSENSPFAAIANEKEKIYAFQFHPEVYHSQEGSKILKNFAKYICGCESTWNMGSFAKEQIAKIQEKVGNKKVLCGVSGGVDSSVVATLLAEAIGDQLIPVFVDHGLLRANEREDVEAMFAARGINLITVDVSEIFLKKLEGVTDPEKKRKIIGETFIEVFDKEAKKHDGIEFLAQGTLYTDVIESVSVKGPSKTIKSHHNVGGLPDWMTFELIEPLREIFKDEVRKLGLELGLPKDMIGRHPFPGPGLAIRIMGDVNRADLELLRKADVIMLDVLRATGYYDKTWQAFTVLLNVKSVGVMGDNRTYDNTVCVRIVDATDGMTATFSYIPHDILETISRRIINEVDGINRVVYDISSKPPATIEWE from the coding sequence ATGAAACATGTACCAATAGTTGTATTAGATTTTGGTAGTCAATATACTCAAATCATTGCAAGAAAGCTTAGAGAAGCCGGAGTTTACTCTGAAATAGTACCTTTTAGCGAAAAAATTGAAGATATAAAAAAAAGAACACCAAAAGGAATAATTCTTTCAGGTGGACCAGCTTCAGTATATGCTAAAGATTCTTACCATCCCGATAAAGAGGTTTTTAAACTGGGAATTCCTGTTTTAGGAATCTGTTACGGTATGCAGCTTATTTCTCAATATTTTGGTGGAAGCGTAATTCCTGCGGATCATCATGAATACGGGAAAGCAAAACTTACTTTTGAAAAAGAAAGTGATATTTTCAAAGATACAAAAGACGGACAAATTGTATGGATGAGTCACGGTGATAAAGTTGATAAACTAGCAAGTGGATTTGAAATAATCGGAACAAGTGAGAATTCACCCTTTGCAGCTATTGCAAATGAGAAAGAAAAAATTTACGCTTTTCAATTCCATCCCGAAGTTTACCACTCTCAAGAGGGTTCAAAAATCCTTAAAAACTTTGCAAAATATATTTGCGGATGTGAATCAACTTGGAATATGGGTTCTTTTGCAAAAGAGCAAATTGCAAAAATTCAAGAAAAAGTCGGAAATAAAAAAGTTCTTTGCGGTGTAAGTGGAGGAGTTGATTCTTCCGTAGTAGCTACACTTTTAGCCGAAGCAATAGGAGATCAACTTATTCCCGTATTTGTTGACCATGGATTATTAAGAGCAAATGAAAGAGAAGATGTTGAAGCAATGTTTGCAGCTAGAGGAATAAACCTAATTACTGTTGACGTTTCTGAAATCTTCTTGAAAAAACTTGAAGGTGTAACGGATCCTGAGAAAAAAAGAAAAATTATTGGTGAAACTTTTATCGAAGTATTTGATAAAGAAGCAAAAAAACATGATGGAATAGAATTCTTGGCACAAGGTACACTATATACGGATGTAATTGAGTCTGTTTCAGTAAAAGGACCTTCAAAAACAATCAAATCACATCACAATGTAGGTGGACTTCCTGATTGGATGACTTTCGAACTTATCGAACCTTTAAGAGAAATCTTCAAAGATGAAGTTAGAAAATTGGGACTTGAATTAGGTTTACCTAAAGATATGATAGGAAGACACCCTTTCCCCGGACCTGGACTTGCTATTAGAATTATGGGTGATGTGAATAGAGCAGATTTGGAACTTCTAAGAAAAGCCGATGTAATCATGCTTGATGTTCTAAGAGCAACAGGATATTATGATAAAACATGGCAAGCTTTTACAGTACTTCTAAATGTAAAATCAGTAGGAGTTATGGGTGATAACAGAACTTATGATAATACTGTATGCGTAAGAATAGTAGATGCAACAGACGGTATGACAGCAACATTTTCATATATACCGCATGATATCCTAGAGACAATTTCAAGAAGAATAATCAATGAAGTTGACGGCATTAACAGAGTGGTTTATGATATCTCATCTAAACCGCCTGCAACTATTGAGTGGGAATAG
- the nhaD gene encoding sodium:proton antiporter NhaD, with translation MLKILMILLLSSLALFASSTGESTAHTVPDLTMTWVGFACLFIFVVGYYFVAAEEKYEIDKAKPALFIGTFMFVLVAIYYSLNSLDMGLVHTQAEHLILEIAEIFFFLFVAMTYIESLIHMGVFDRLKYNLISKGYTYRKLFWVTGFLAFFISPIADNLTTALILSTVLITIEKTRKDFLVPGAINIVVAANAGGAWSPFGDITTLMAWTAGKGHFQDFLFLFPASIGGYLLTAFILARFVPNTQPDFDASKEVKPTMAEGAKVVIALGVFTIFCAVMSHQVLHMPAMWGMMFGLSLLKVYSYGLKRKYGSDHFNIFESMAKIENNTLLFFFGILAAVGALYFIGWLGLAVIVYDPSVLGATWSNISVGFLSAIVDNVPVMSAVLKANPDMGLEQWMLVTLTAGVGGSLISFGSAAGVGVMGKLKGVYTFGAHMKYAWTILLGYIASVSIWYLQYQVLGIGH, from the coding sequence ATGTTAAAGATTCTGATGATATTATTGTTATCATCTCTAGCTTTATTTGCAAGTAGTACAGGAGAGTCAACTGCACATACTGTACCTGATCTTACGATGACTTGGGTTGGTTTTGCATGCCTTTTTATTTTTGTTGTTGGATACTATTTTGTAGCTGCGGAAGAGAAGTATGAAATAGACAAGGCTAAGCCGGCACTTTTTATAGGTACATTTATGTTTGTTTTGGTTGCTATTTATTATAGTTTAAATAGTCTGGATATGGGATTGGTTCATACCCAAGCAGAACATTTGATTTTGGAAATTGCCGAGATTTTCTTCTTCCTTTTTGTTGCTATGACTTATATTGAATCACTTATTCATATGGGAGTATTCGATAGATTAAAATATAATCTTATCTCAAAAGGATATACATATAGAAAACTTTTTTGGGTTACAGGTTTTCTAGCATTTTTTATCTCACCTATAGCAGATAACTTAACTACAGCTCTTATTTTATCGACTGTTTTAATTACAATTGAAAAAACAAGAAAAGACTTCTTGGTTCCGGGAGCTATAAATATTGTTGTCGCTGCAAATGCAGGGGGTGCTTGGTCTCCGTTTGGTGATATTACCACTCTTATGGCATGGACGGCAGGAAAAGGACATTTCCAAGATTTCCTATTTTTATTCCCTGCTTCAATAGGCGGATATCTTCTTACTGCTTTTATTTTAGCTAGATTTGTTCCAAATACACAACCTGACTTTGATGCTTCAAAAGAAGTGAAACCTACAATGGCAGAAGGAGCAAAAGTTGTTATAGCTCTTGGAGTATTTACGATTTTTTGTGCCGTAATGTCACATCAAGTTTTACATATGCCTGCAATGTGGGGTATGATGTTCGGTCTGTCTTTACTAAAAGTTTATTCTTACGGTCTTAAGAGGAAATACGGTTCAGACCACTTTAATATCTTTGAATCAATGGCAAAAATAGAGAATAACACTTTACTGTTTTTCTTTGGTATTTTAGCTGCTGTTGGAGCATTATACTTTATTGGTTGGTTAGGTTTAGCTGTAATTGTTTATGATCCGTCTGTTTTAGGTGCAACATGGTCAAATATCAGTGTAGGATTTTTATCGGCTATTGTTGATAATGTTCCCGTAATGTCTGCTGTATTAAAAGCAAATCCTGATATGGGACTTGAACAATGGATGTTAGTAACACTGACTGCGGGAGTCGGAGGTTCTTTAATCTCTTTTGGTAGTGCCGCAGGTGTTGGAGTTATGGGTAAACTTAAAGGAGTTTATACTTTCGGTGCCCATATGAAATATGCTTGGACTATTCTTTTAGGATATATCGCTTCTGTTTCAATTTGGTATTTACAATATCAGGTTTTAGGAATAGGGCATTAA
- a CDS encoding L-aspartate oxidase, with product MVYDYIIIGSGVAGLNAARLIPKTKKVLILCKKEPWECNTFYAQGGIATAVDKEDIPLHIKDTMVAGVFHNDKRAVTVLSENSRASIDNLIHDGLKFDLNAKGELAFTKEAAHSRSRILHADGDATGRMLHLFLMGKFPHRLETNCVVNDLLIQDDICYGVKYFVSETEEKIAYAHNTIIASGGVGSIYKYHTNSTTVAGEVQGICLEKGLILKDMEMMQFHPTVFKGTSYARKTLLSEALRGEGAYIVDENNYRFLFDYHKDGELAPRDVVSRSIFDYHQKTGHKIFLSFDKFDKNYFRKRFPNIYATFNDFGYDLPFEKVPISPAFHYSMGGIATDLNSKVLNMKNLYAVGEAACTGVHGANRLASNSMLEGIVFSKLAVNYSLKNDFKINEKEYTKEIKYYIRNKEIDKKIKDRVRRLMWESAAIVRDFKSLQKALDEINDFLKEDVGRLLFLRLLTAKSILKAALDRKESLGAHFIKEN from the coding sequence ATGGTTTACGATTATATTATTATAGGTTCGGGAGTTGCAGGATTAAATGCGGCTCGTTTGATCCCTAAAACAAAAAAAGTTCTAATTTTATGTAAAAAAGAGCCTTGGGAGTGTAATACATTTTATGCTCAAGGTGGAATTGCAACTGCGGTTGATAAAGAGGATATACCTTTACATATCAAAGATACTATGGTTGCAGGAGTTTTTCACAACGATAAAAGAGCTGTGACGGTTTTAAGCGAAAATTCAAGAGCTTCTATTGATAATTTGATTCATGATGGATTAAAATTTGATTTAAATGCAAAAGGCGAATTGGCTTTTACAAAAGAAGCAGCCCACAGCAGAAGTAGAATTTTGCACGCAGACGGAGATGCAACGGGAAGAATGCTGCATCTTTTTTTAATGGGAAAATTCCCGCATAGGCTAGAAACGAACTGCGTGGTAAATGATTTGTTGATTCAAGATGATATTTGTTACGGGGTTAAATACTTCGTAAGTGAAACAGAAGAAAAAATAGCTTATGCGCACAATACGATTATAGCAAGCGGAGGAGTAGGATCAATTTACAAATATCATACAAACTCTACAACCGTAGCAGGTGAAGTACAAGGTATTTGTCTTGAAAAAGGTTTGATCTTAAAAGATATGGAGATGATGCAGTTTCACCCTACGGTATTTAAAGGCACATCATATGCGAGAAAGACTCTTTTAAGTGAAGCTTTAAGAGGAGAGGGTGCTTATATAGTCGATGAAAACAATTATAGATTTTTGTTTGATTATCACAAAGACGGTGAATTGGCACCAAGAGACGTAGTAAGCAGATCAATCTTTGATTATCACCAGAAAACAGGGCATAAAATATTTCTCTCTTTTGATAAATTCGATAAAAACTATTTTAGAAAAAGATTTCCAAATATATATGCTACGTTTAATGACTTCGGTTATGATTTACCTTTTGAAAAAGTTCCTATTTCACCTGCATTTCATTATTCAATGGGTGGAATTGCGACAGATTTAAACTCAAAAGTTTTAAATATGAAAAACCTTTATGCTGTAGGAGAAGCTGCTTGTACGGGAGTTCATGGAGCAAATAGACTTGCATCAAACTCAATGTTGGAAGGAATCGTATTTTCAAAACTTGCAGTAAATTATAGTCTTAAAAATGATTTTAAAATCAATGAAAAAGAGTATACGAAAGAGATAAAATATTATATTAGAAATAAAGAAATAGATAAAAAAATAAAAGATAGAGTTAGAAGACTTATGTGGGAGAGTGCTGCTATTGTAAGGGATTTTAAATCATTGCAAAAGGCTTTAGATGAAATAAATGATTTCTTAAAAGAGGATGTGGGTAGACTGCTTTTTTTAAGGTTGCTTACGGCAAAATCTATTCTTAAAGCTGCACTTGATAGGAAAGAATCACTTGGAGCACACTTTATTAAGGAGAATTAA
- a CDS encoding lipoprotein produces MTKYFIQFFHVVIIAGILLSLSGCGYKAPPTYVDDKQEVSK; encoded by the coding sequence ATGACAAAGTATTTCATTCAATTTTTTCATGTTGTAATTATAGCAGGAATTTTATTATCTTTAAGCGGATGTGGATACAAAGCACCTCCAACTTATGTAGATGACAAACAGGAAGTATCAAAATAA
- a CDS encoding M48 family metallopeptidase, whose translation MNFSTYINNRTVTVNLQKKRGQKHTYLRLKSYDLIIITSHSYFSLDDAKLLIKNKKDWIEKNLEQMNKNLLNDDEFLFLGIKHKNLDERNIDGFYKQEAKKLIPKIVLEYSSLMNLKPTAIKFRKNKRTWGSCNYKNELNFNILLMKFPISLIEYVVVHELAHITHKNHSKSFWALVELYCKDYKQRVKEFKSFL comes from the coding sequence TTGAATTTTTCAACATATATTAATAATAGAACGGTTACCGTAAATTTACAAAAAAAAAGAGGTCAAAAACATACTTATTTAAGACTTAAATCTTATGATTTGATAATTATTACCTCTCATAGTTACTTCTCATTGGATGATGCAAAGCTTTTAATAAAAAACAAAAAAGATTGGATTGAAAAAAACTTAGAGCAGATGAACAAAAATCTGCTAAATGATGATGAATTCCTTTTTTTAGGCATTAAACATAAAAATTTAGATGAGAGAAATATAGATGGTTTTTATAAACAAGAGGCTAAAAAACTGATTCCCAAAATAGTTTTGGAATACTCTTCTCTTATGAATTTGAAACCCACGGCAATAAAATTTAGAAAAAACAAAAGAACTTGGGGAAGTTGCAATTATAAAAACGAGTTAAATTTTAATATTTTATTAATGAAGTTTCCTATTTCTTTGATTGAGTATGTAGTTGTTCATGAATTGGCACATATAACACATAAAAACCACTCTAAATCTTTTTGGGCTTTGGTTGAACTTTATTGCAAAGATTATAAGCAAAGAGTAAAAGAGTTTAAGAGTTTTTTATAA